One stretch of Pedobacter riviphilus DNA includes these proteins:
- a CDS encoding glycosyltransferase family 87 protein, with amino-acid sequence MLNRFQTRATDLSQRPKFYQDNRFVLFLWVLITLIFVIDSWATHRYNNYLIFENTFRNLLHEKSLYALYPAYHDDANHYGPVFSVLIAPFALMHNWIGLLFWNLFNCFLLFKAIQTLPLSEDNKVVIGYIAIPCLIESMLNQQFNAGAGALMILSYTLINKDKGIWATLCIVLGTFIKLYGIVGLVFFFFTKNKPGFILWLIVWSVVLFLLPMLIASPDYVIHCYVDWKNSLVGKNMVNVLGGGIDISIMGFFRELFGEKKIPNSLFLILGAILFMLPFINVSRFKKRRFQLMILSSVLIFPILFSTGAEDCTFIISIVGVGVWYVKESNQAMKKVLLPILLVITCNFPLLLFPVFAKSHPLSLAIISLPYFLVWLRVIYMATNNRFAYAEETESDMVTALID; translated from the coding sequence ATGCTGAATCGTTTTCAAACCAGAGCTACAGATCTGTCTCAACGCCCAAAATTTTATCAGGATAACCGTTTTGTCTTATTTCTTTGGGTATTGATTACGCTTATTTTTGTGATCGATTCCTGGGCAACACACCGGTATAATAACTACCTCATTTTTGAGAATACTTTCAGGAACCTTCTACACGAAAAATCTCTTTATGCACTATACCCTGCTTATCACGATGATGCCAATCACTATGGACCTGTTTTTAGTGTTTTAATTGCACCGTTTGCCTTAATGCATAACTGGATTGGCTTATTATTTTGGAACTTATTTAATTGTTTCCTGCTTTTTAAAGCCATTCAAACCTTGCCTTTAAGTGAAGATAATAAGGTCGTTATCGGTTATATCGCCATACCCTGTTTAATAGAATCGATGCTTAACCAGCAGTTTAATGCAGGTGCAGGTGCATTGATGATATTGAGTTATACGCTAATAAATAAAGATAAGGGGATATGGGCAACACTCTGTATTGTACTGGGTACATTTATTAAACTTTACGGTATTGTGGGGTTAGTATTTTTCTTTTTTACAAAGAACAAGCCAGGGTTTATTTTATGGTTGATTGTGTGGTCTGTGGTATTATTCTTACTGCCCATGCTTATTGCTTCTCCTGATTACGTGATACATTGTTACGTAGATTGGAAAAACTCTTTGGTAGGTAAAAATATGGTCAACGTGTTGGGTGGAGGGATCGATATTTCCATTATGGGTTTCTTTAGGGAACTGTTTGGTGAAAAGAAAATACCGAATTCTCTATTTCTGATCCTCGGTGCTATATTGTTTATGTTGCCATTTATAAATGTATCGCGTTTTAAAAAACGCAGATTCCAATTAATGATCCTGTCTTCGGTATTGATTTTTCCGATATTATTCAGCACAGGAGCAGAAGATTGTACATTTATTATTTCTATTGTGGGGGTAGGCGTATGGTATGTTAAAGAAAGTAACCAGGCTATGAAAAAGGTATTATTGCCTATTTTACTTGTTATTACATGTAATTTCCCACTATTATTATTTCCAGTCTTTGCCAAATCACACCCGCTATCTTTGGCTATCATCAGTTTGCCTTATTTCCTGGTATGGTTAAGGGTTATTTATATGGCTACCAATAATAGGTTCGCCTATGCCGAAGAAACAGAATCAGATATGGTTACTGCGCTAATAGATTAA
- a CDS encoding DUF3606 domain-containing protein, which yields MEYQLNSMNARKEFIDIADEQDRNYWAARLGISTETLKSAVKALHSMEFSKLKEHFMMEKVKSGSTYQRFVNQQ from the coding sequence ATGGAATATCAACTTAATTCGATGAATGCAAGAAAAGAATTTATCGACATTGCAGATGAACAAGACCGCAATTATTGGGCTGCCAGATTGGGCATAAGCACTGAAACACTTAAATCAGCCGTAAAAGCGCTGCATAGCATGGAATTTTCCAAACTAAAGGAACATTTTATGATGGAAAAAGTTAAATCTGGAAGTACTTATCAAAGGTTTGTGAATCAACAATAA
- a CDS encoding VOC family protein: protein MKQIFLTTAILFSLIFQKAMAQNNTPAVLNHIAVYVSDLKQSTVFYESVFNLKIIPEPFKDNRHTWFTLGSAGQLHLIQGAKGNEVFDKNGHLCFSVPSVDDFVKKLNAQNISFEDWAGKEKGITLRVDGVKQIYFKDPDGHWLEVNDAR from the coding sequence ATGAAACAAATCTTCCTAACCACTGCTATTCTATTTTCTCTTATTTTTCAAAAAGCCATGGCGCAAAACAATACCCCAGCCGTTTTAAATCACATTGCGGTTTATGTAAGTGATTTAAAGCAATCGACCGTTTTTTATGAAAGCGTGTTCAACCTTAAAATCATTCCCGAACCTTTCAAAGATAATCGCCATACCTGGTTTACTTTAGGTTCAGCCGGACAGTTGCATTTAATCCAGGGTGCAAAAGGAAATGAAGTATTTGATAAAAATGGACATTTATGTTTCAGCGTTCCTTCTGTTGATGACTTTGTAAAAAAGCTAAACGCCCAAAATATCAGCTTCGAGGATTGGGCTGGGAAAGAAAAAGGAATTACCTTGCGGGTTGATGGCGTAAAGCAGATTTATTTTAAGGATCCGGATGGACATTGGCTGGAAGTAAACGACGCCAGGTAA
- a CDS encoding beta-lactamase family protein → MDYSTPVFSPTGGMKISATDLAKYMIMHMNYGTSNGVKIINKKSAKKMQTALTDDEGYGLAIRTADHLIPGVKLKGHTGSAYGLFSTMFFNPKEKFGFVIITNGINATYTDGFPDFSRAAINTLYQSFFK, encoded by the coding sequence ATGGATTATAGTACACCTGTTTTTTCTCCAACAGGCGGGATGAAAATTTCGGCTACTGATTTGGCCAAATACATGATCATGCACATGAATTATGGCACATCAAATGGTGTTAAGATAATTAATAAAAAGAGTGCAAAAAAAATGCAGACTGCCTTAACCGATGATGAAGGATATGGTTTGGCCATCCGGACTGCGGACCACCTGATACCTGGGGTAAAGCTGAAAGGACACACCGGTTCAGCTTACGGTTTGTTTAGCACCATGTTTTTTAATCCGAAAGAAAAATTTGGCTTCGTAATTATTACTAACGGAATAAATGCAACCTATACGGATGGTTTTCCCGATTTCAGCCGTGCTGCTATTAATACTTTATACCAATCTTTTTTTAAATAG
- a CDS encoding TolC family protein, which translates to MFKNNLYKGLGLALICAAYTACKLPEVAQRAENKNVPASFNGSQDTVSTATIQWRKFFTDPNLVNLIDTALKNNQELNITLQDIEIAKNEIKAKKGELLPSVTYGVGAGFDKVGRYTSSGAGDASTEITPGKGVPEVLPDYHFGLQANWEADIWHKLRNAKKGAISHYLATVEGKNFVVTNLIAEIANSYYELLAADNQLETVKKTIELQSNALELMKIQKQASRVNELAVRKFEAEVLSSKSLEFDIQQDITETENKINFLLGRFPQPIIRDKSSFIDLVPATVKSGLPSQLLANRPDIKQAELELAAAKLDVKVAKAQFYPSLGISAAIGYQAFNPSYLLRTPESLIYSLAGDLAGPLINRNAIKAEYLTANAKQLQAVYDYEKTILNGYIEVANQLSKISNLQKSYDLKSKQVTALTQSIDISNDLFKSARADYFEVLMTQRDALQSKLELIETKKQQLNAVVDIYHALGGGWN; encoded by the coding sequence ATGTTTAAGAATAATCTTTATAAAGGCCTTGGACTGGCATTAATATGCGCTGCATATACCGCCTGTAAGTTACCTGAAGTAGCCCAACGCGCCGAAAATAAAAATGTACCTGCGAGCTTTAACGGCTCACAGGATACAGTAAGTACAGCCACTATCCAATGGCGTAAGTTTTTTACTGACCCCAATCTGGTAAATCTGATCGATACTGCATTGAAGAATAACCAGGAGCTGAATATTACCCTGCAGGATATCGAGATCGCGAAAAACGAAATCAAAGCTAAAAAAGGGGAACTTTTACCAAGTGTAACCTATGGTGTTGGTGCAGGCTTTGATAAAGTGGGCCGTTACACCAGTTCGGGTGCTGGCGATGCTTCTACAGAAATTACACCAGGCAAAGGGGTACCAGAGGTATTACCCGATTACCACTTTGGTTTACAGGCCAACTGGGAAGCCGATATCTGGCACAAATTGCGCAATGCCAAAAAAGGAGCCATCAGTCATTATTTAGCAACAGTAGAGGGCAAAAACTTCGTAGTAACCAATTTGATAGCTGAGATTGCAAATTCATATTATGAACTGTTGGCCGCTGATAATCAATTGGAAACGGTAAAAAAAACTATTGAGCTGCAAAGCAATGCATTGGAGTTGATGAAAATCCAGAAACAAGCCAGTAGGGTTAACGAACTTGCAGTGCGTAAATTTGAGGCTGAGGTATTAAGCTCTAAGAGTTTGGAATTTGATATTCAGCAGGATATTACCGAAACAGAGAATAAAATTAATTTTCTGTTAGGTCGTTTTCCTCAGCCCATTATTAGGGATAAATCTAGCTTTATTGATCTGGTGCCGGCAACTGTAAAGTCGGGTTTACCTTCGCAATTATTAGCTAACCGTCCTGATATTAAACAGGCTGAGTTAGAACTCGCTGCCGCTAAATTAGATGTTAAAGTAGCTAAGGCACAGTTTTATCCATCATTGGGTATTTCTGCAGCAATTGGTTATCAGGCTTTTAATCCTTCATATTTATTGAGAACGCCAGAATCGCTAATTTACTCTTTAGCAGGAGATCTGGCAGGACCGCTCATTAATCGCAATGCCATTAAGGCCGAGTATTTAACAGCGAATGCAAAACAGTTGCAGGCTGTTTACGATTATGAAAAAACAATCCTAAATGGTTATATCGAAGTGGCCAACCAGCTATCGAAAATCAGCAACCTGCAAAAAAGCTACGATCTCAAATCGAAACAGGTTACTGCACTTACCCAATCAATCGATATTTCTAACGATTTGTTTAAATCAGCCAGAGCAGATTATTTTGAGGTATTAATGACCCAACGTGATGCTTTGCAATCGAAGTTAGAATTGATCGAAACTAAAAAACAACAGTTAAATGCTGTAGTAGATATCTATCACGCCTTAGGTGGGGGATGGAATTAG
- a CDS encoding serine hydrolase domain-containing protein encodes MKLKYFYAFFLIVGLITQSKAQNEKVEADFKQIMEKFSAVGAAVAVVKDGKIIYTHAFGLKDLENKKPLTDQDIFRIASISKSFSATSIMQLVEAGKISLDDDFGDLVGFKIRNPKFPDQKITLKMALSHTSGLNDSQGYLNLDVINPDKNPNWAKCYNDYAPGSKFDYCNLNFNLIGAIIEKKSGERFDNYVKKHVLKPLGLYADYCVDSLDSTRFVHLYEYHADTKTYTPHQQLMRLGELKLQII; translated from the coding sequence ATGAAACTTAAATATTTTTATGCATTTTTTTTGATCGTTGGTTTAATCACCCAATCAAAAGCACAAAACGAAAAAGTTGAAGCGGATTTTAAGCAAATAATGGAGAAGTTTAGCGCAGTAGGGGCTGCAGTGGCTGTAGTTAAGGATGGCAAGATCATTTATACCCATGCTTTTGGCTTAAAGGATTTAGAAAATAAAAAACCTTTAACAGATCAGGATATTTTCAGGATTGCTTCGATTTCTAAATCTTTTTCCGCAACATCCATTATGCAACTTGTAGAAGCTGGTAAAATTTCTTTAGATGATGATTTTGGTGATCTGGTTGGTTTTAAAATCAGAAATCCAAAGTTTCCCGATCAGAAAATTACATTAAAAATGGCTTTGTCGCATACCTCCGGTTTAAACGATTCGCAAGGTTATTTAAATCTGGATGTGATCAATCCGGATAAAAATCCTAACTGGGCCAAATGTTATAACGATTATGCCCCAGGAAGCAAGTTTGATTATTGCAATCTTAATTTTAACCTGATTGGTGCAATCATCGAGAAGAAATCCGGAGAACGCTTTGATAATTATGTAAAAAAACATGTGTTGAAACCCTTAGGGCTCTATGCAGATTATTGTGTCGACTCTTTAGATAGTACCCGTTTTGTTCATTTATACGAATATCATGCCGATACAAAAACCTATACCCCTCACCAACAGCTTATGCGCCTCGGAGAACTGAAATTGCAAATTATATAA
- a CDS encoding Dabb family protein gives MIAHHVLFWLKADTTDEQKVAFRNSLQTLENIEVVKTFHIGVPAPIERAVVDTTYTFSLLLFFEDLAAHDIYQVHPLHKAFLDEFRVYFEKVIIYDAE, from the coding sequence ATGATTGCGCACCACGTTTTATTTTGGCTAAAAGCCGACACCACCGATGAGCAGAAAGTTGCTTTCCGCAATAGCTTACAAACATTAGAAAACATTGAAGTTGTGAAAACTTTTCACATTGGCGTACCAGCACCGATTGAGCGTGCTGTTGTAGATACTACTTATACCTTTAGCCTTCTTTTATTTTTTGAAGATTTGGCCGCACACGATATTTATCAGGTACATCCTTTACACAAAGCTTTCTTAGATGAATTCAGGGTTTACTTCGAAAAAGTTATAATTTACGACGCAGAATAA
- a CDS encoding TonB-dependent receptor gives MNKNFTFLLNFIAFFLFLTGNIMAQSKNGSVSGSIKTSDGNPASYVSVGLKNTGKTTQTDEKGNFTIKNITPGTYTIKTSAVGVSAQEKSVTVVAGETVNADFTIAESLSQLDEVAINGYKTPNRKPVNLGKIAIAPMDLPQAVQIIGKQIITDQQVNSLGDVMKNVNGVALGANRGAVGENFFARGYSLGSNNIFKNGARTTIGGSPEASTLESVEVLKGSAALLYGGVTGGAVVNMVTKKPKFENGGEVSMRTGSYDQYKPTVDLYGPISKKIAFRAIGTYENAGSFRDFVKSKRFYINPSLLYKVSEQTEVLVQGDYLKSDFTPDFGVGSVNNQIVDFGRDKFINTPWAYNKTNTTTAQANLTHKFNENWKLNAIGSFQAYNRNYYGSERIQANAAGISTRNLSRALSKEYTYNQQININGSFSTGSIKHTVLFGVDADQSRVTSNAFAYGKDAKGVNITILNYGNVNVFDPTTYYGSGIMPEAFGITSTLAPTYRYGAFVQDLIEITEQFKVLAGLRYTDQKNASSRALNLETGVTTPGATKFDDAFSPKLGLIYQPLKTTSLYISYANNFITNTGTDIFYAALPPSLVDQYEAGIKNDFFGGRLSANLTYYKIKNSNTAQTAMFDQNGNLNSNTNIKQLNGTTSSDGVEIDLTGSILPGLNLTAGYSYNFMRYTNTPDIIGMIEDVRLVGTTKNTANATLFYTFQEGAVKGLKLGASAFYTGKRNGGWNDAKNAPVLRLIPLSAFTTVDFSAGYNWKKFSLLAKVSNITNELNYFVHENYSVNPIAPRQFVTTLSYKF, from the coding sequence ATGAATAAAAATTTTACTTTCCTCTTAAATTTTATAGCTTTTTTTCTGTTTTTAACAGGGAATATTATGGCACAAAGTAAAAATGGGTCTGTTTCTGGATCGATTAAAACGAGTGATGGTAATCCTGCCAGTTATGTAAGTGTTGGTTTAAAAAACACTGGTAAAACAACACAAACAGACGAGAAAGGTAATTTCACGATTAAAAATATAACTCCTGGTACTTATACAATCAAAACATCTGCTGTTGGTGTTTCTGCTCAGGAAAAATCGGTTACAGTGGTTGCAGGTGAGACTGTAAATGCTGATTTCACTATTGCGGAGTCTTTGTCGCAATTAGATGAAGTAGCCATTAACGGTTATAAAACACCCAACAGAAAGCCGGTCAACTTAGGTAAAATTGCGATTGCTCCTATGGATCTTCCGCAGGCGGTACAAATTATCGGCAAGCAGATAATTACTGACCAACAGGTAAATAGCTTAGGCGACGTAATGAAAAATGTGAATGGAGTAGCTTTAGGTGCTAATCGCGGGGCTGTTGGTGAAAACTTCTTCGCAAGGGGCTATAGTCTAGGTAGCAATAACATTTTCAAAAATGGTGCAAGAACAACTATTGGTGGTAGTCCAGAGGCGAGTACACTAGAATCAGTAGAGGTTTTAAAAGGAAGTGCTGCTTTGCTTTATGGTGGTGTAACGGGTGGAGCTGTTGTGAATATGGTTACTAAGAAACCTAAATTTGAAAATGGCGGTGAGGTAAGCATGAGAACCGGTAGTTATGATCAATACAAACCGACAGTTGATCTTTATGGTCCAATATCAAAGAAAATTGCTTTTAGAGCAATTGGTACTTACGAAAATGCTGGAAGTTTTAGAGACTTTGTAAAATCAAAACGTTTTTACATTAACCCATCGCTATTATATAAGGTAAGTGAACAGACTGAGGTTTTGGTTCAAGGAGACTATTTGAAAAGTGATTTCACTCCAGATTTTGGGGTAGGATCCGTGAATAATCAGATTGTGGATTTCGGCCGCGATAAATTCATCAATACACCATGGGCTTACAATAAAACGAATACCACTACTGCTCAAGCGAATTTAACGCATAAATTTAACGAAAACTGGAAATTAAATGCAATTGGATCTTTCCAGGCCTATAACCGAAATTATTATGGATCAGAACGTATCCAAGCGAATGCAGCAGGTATTTCTACCCGAAATCTTTCGAGGGCACTAAGTAAAGAATATACTTACAACCAACAGATTAATATTAATGGAAGTTTTAGTACGGGAAGCATTAAACATACTGTTTTGTTTGGCGTAGATGCAGATCAATCGAGGGTAACCAGCAATGCCTTTGCATATGGTAAAGATGCTAAGGGGGTTAACATCACTATCTTAAATTATGGTAATGTTAATGTATTCGATCCAACTACCTATTATGGCTCCGGGATAATGCCTGAAGCATTTGGGATAACAAGTACACTTGCTCCAACTTATAGATATGGTGCTTTTGTTCAGGATTTAATAGAAATAACTGAACAATTTAAAGTATTGGCAGGCTTGCGTTATACAGATCAGAAAAATGCAAGTTCGAGGGCGTTAAACTTAGAAACTGGGGTTACAACACCAGGTGCTACAAAGTTTGATGATGCTTTTTCTCCTAAGTTGGGATTGATATATCAGCCTCTTAAAACTACTTCGCTGTATATAAGTTATGCTAACAACTTTATAACCAACACCGGTACCGACATTTTTTATGCCGCGTTACCACCATCGTTGGTAGACCAATACGAGGCTGGTATAAAAAATGATTTCTTTGGAGGTAGGCTATCAGCTAATTTAACTTATTATAAAATTAAGAACAGCAACACTGCACAAACTGCAATGTTTGATCAAAATGGTAATCTTAACTCAAATACCAACATAAAACAATTAAATGGAACTACATCGAGTGATGGTGTCGAAATTGATTTAACGGGCTCTATTTTACCAGGATTAAATCTTACTGCTGGTTATAGCTACAACTTTATGCGCTACACCAATACTCCTGATATTATAGGAATGATTGAGGATGTGCGTTTAGTAGGCACTACCAAAAATACCGCAAATGCTACTTTATTTTACACTTTCCAGGAAGGTGCAGTAAAAGGTTTAAAATTGGGAGCCTCTGCATTTTATACAGGCAAGCGTAACGGAGGCTGGAACGATGCTAAAAATGCACCAGTTTTGAGGCTGATTCCGTTAAGCGCATTCACCACCGTTGATTTTTCTGCAGGATACAACTGGAAAAAATTCTCGCTTCTTGCCAAAGTTTCAAACATCACTAATGAGTTAAACTATTTCGTACATGAAAACTATAGTGTAAATCCTATTGCTCCACGCCAGTTTGTAACTACATTATCTTATAAATTCTAA
- the ligD gene encoding DNA ligase D has protein sequence MSLKKYVSKRDFSKTTEPKSGKSSDRNKLHFVIQKHDASRLHYDFRLEMEGVLKSWAVPKGPSTDPKTKRLAMMVEDHPYDYKDFEGIIPQGEYGGGTVIVWDEGTYEPIEEIKGKKAQEKHLLNQLKDGSLKFKLNGEKLHGEFALVKTHGMGENGWLLIKHKDNYASTKDITKEDKSVLSGKTIEKMEKTSDKVWKAGKEQDLKTEKKSLTQKVKKEIKPGGDEVTVDIKNILKKAPKITIPKGIKPMLATLVDEPFDDANWQYEVKWDGYRALAFINKGKVDLLSRNNKSFNEKFYPIYDLLLGWKINAVIDGEILVLNNKGISSFGSLQNWRSEADGELVFYVFDILWYEGKNLMELPLYQRQAILNEVLPINDDQVRLGKVFKASGVDFFDAAERMGLEGIIAKKIDSTYTPSYRSKEWLKIKVQKRQEVVIAGFTKNADTTKPFSSLLLGVYEKEKLQYVGKVGTGFSDKLQKTMMEQFKPIIVDKSPFEIIPDVNKPSRFRPNPPKAKATWLKPELVCEVAFAEVTSDGVFRHPSFQGMREDKSAKEVVREMEMPIEKIVDDAKEQNPHAQAIKAPEGKKTKTLLNPKDETQVRKIKGHQLKFTNLSKVYWPEDKVTKRDMFNYYYQVAEYILPYLKDRPQSLNRFPGGIHGPSFYQKDVKGKAPDWAETFPYENGEGEKKEYLVGTDEASLLWMASLGCIEMNPWFSRVQKPDYPDYCVIDLDPDKHTFDQVVEAALETKKVLDAINVPSYCKTSGSTGMHIYIPLNAKYNYEQSQMFAKIVVNLVHNQIPEYTSLERMIAARKGKMYLDFLQNRPGATIAGPYSLRPKIGATVSMPLHWDEVKPGLKMKDFNIFNTIDRLKVEGDLFKEVLGKGIDLTKAIDKAKSVFG, from the coding sequence ATGAGTCTGAAAAAGTATGTTTCCAAACGCGATTTCTCAAAAACTACCGAACCAAAATCGGGTAAAAGCAGCGATCGCAATAAATTACATTTTGTAATCCAAAAACACGATGCTTCGAGGTTACACTACGATTTCAGACTCGAAATGGAAGGTGTTCTAAAAAGCTGGGCTGTACCGAAAGGACCGTCAACCGATCCTAAAACCAAACGCTTGGCTATGATGGTAGAAGATCATCCATACGATTACAAAGATTTTGAAGGCATTATCCCACAGGGCGAATATGGCGGCGGAACAGTAATTGTATGGGATGAAGGAACTTATGAGCCTATAGAAGAGATTAAAGGCAAAAAAGCGCAGGAAAAACATTTATTAAACCAATTAAAAGATGGTTCTTTAAAATTCAAGTTAAACGGAGAAAAGCTACATGGTGAGTTTGCACTTGTTAAAACACATGGTATGGGTGAAAATGGCTGGCTGTTAATCAAACATAAAGACAATTACGCGTCTACAAAAGACATTACCAAAGAAGATAAATCTGTGCTTTCTGGAAAAACTATTGAAAAGATGGAAAAAACATCCGATAAGGTTTGGAAAGCAGGAAAAGAGCAGGACTTAAAAACTGAAAAAAAAAGCCTGACGCAAAAAGTAAAGAAGGAAATCAAGCCTGGTGGCGATGAAGTAACCGTAGACATAAAAAATATATTAAAAAAAGCACCTAAAATTACTATTCCAAAGGGCATAAAACCGATGTTGGCCACGCTGGTCGACGAACCTTTCGACGATGCAAACTGGCAGTATGAAGTAAAATGGGATGGTTATCGGGCGCTGGCATTTATCAATAAAGGAAAGGTTGACTTGTTATCAAGAAATAATAAATCCTTTAACGAAAAATTCTATCCCATCTACGATCTGCTTTTGGGTTGGAAAATAAATGCGGTAATTGATGGTGAAATTTTGGTGTTAAATAACAAAGGTATATCTAGTTTTGGTTCACTGCAGAATTGGAGAAGCGAAGCAGATGGAGAACTCGTTTTTTATGTGTTCGATATCCTCTGGTACGAAGGTAAGAACCTAATGGAGCTTCCTCTTTATCAGCGCCAAGCCATATTAAATGAAGTTCTGCCAATTAATGATGACCAGGTACGCTTAGGGAAAGTTTTCAAAGCCAGTGGTGTCGATTTTTTTGATGCAGCAGAAAGGATGGGCCTGGAGGGGATTATTGCAAAAAAAATAGATAGCACCTATACCCCAAGTTATAGATCAAAAGAGTGGCTTAAAATTAAGGTGCAGAAACGGCAAGAAGTAGTTATTGCTGGTTTTACCAAAAATGCTGATACTACGAAACCTTTCAGCTCTTTGCTCTTGGGGGTGTACGAGAAGGAAAAATTACAATATGTAGGCAAAGTAGGTACAGGATTCTCAGATAAACTTCAAAAAACAATGATGGAGCAGTTTAAGCCTATTATTGTGGATAAAAGCCCCTTCGAAATTATACCCGATGTAAATAAACCTTCGCGCTTCAGGCCAAATCCACCAAAGGCAAAAGCAACCTGGTTAAAGCCAGAATTGGTATGCGAAGTTGCTTTTGCTGAAGTAACTAGTGATGGCGTTTTTCGTCACCCTTCTTTTCAGGGGATGCGTGAAGATAAAAGCGCTAAAGAAGTTGTTAGAGAAATGGAAATGCCAATAGAAAAAATTGTTGACGATGCTAAAGAGCAAAATCCACACGCACAGGCAATAAAAGCACCAGAAGGTAAAAAAACTAAAACTTTGCTGAACCCGAAAGATGAAACACAGGTGAGGAAAATAAAAGGCCACCAACTTAAATTTACCAACCTGAGTAAAGTATATTGGCCTGAAGATAAAGTAACCAAAAGGGATATGTTCAACTACTATTACCAGGTTGCTGAATATATTTTACCTTACCTGAAAGACCGTCCGCAATCGCTTAACCGTTTTCCTGGCGGAATACATGGCCCTAGTTTTTACCAAAAAGATGTAAAAGGAAAAGCACCAGATTGGGCCGAAACTTTTCCTTATGAAAATGGCGAAGGCGAAAAAAAAGAATACCTGGTTGGCACAGATGAAGCTTCCTTACTCTGGATGGCCAGTTTAGGTTGCATAGAAATGAATCCATGGTTTAGCCGGGTACAAAAGCCCGATTATCCCGATTACTGTGTAATTGATTTAGATCCTGATAAACATACCTTCGACCAGGTGGTTGAAGCTGCGCTGGAAACTAAAAAAGTATTAGATGCCATAAACGTTCCAAGTTATTGTAAAACATCAGGTTCAACCGGGATGCATATTTACATTCCCTTAAATGCCAAGTATAATTATGAGCAAAGCCAGATGTTTGCCAAAATAGTAGTTAACCTGGTGCACAATCAAATACCTGAATATACCTCACTTGAGCGTATGATAGCTGCGAGAAAAGGAAAGATGTACCTCGATTTTTTACAGAATAGGCCAGGGGCAACCATAGCCGGGCCTTATTCGTTACGGCCAAAAATTGGTGCAACCGTATCAATGCCCCTGCATTGGGATGAAGTTAAACCTGGCTTAAAAATGAAAGATTTCAATATTTTTAATACCATAGATCGCTTAAAAGTTGAAGGTGATCTGTTTAAAGAGGTATTGGGCAAGGGAATCGATTTAACAAAAGCGATCGATAAAGCTAAAAGTGTTTTTGGATAA
- a CDS encoding DUF3606 domain-containing protein, with translation MDDKQKKGNADRARININEGYELDYWSNKFGVSKDKLKAVVETVGTSADAVEDYLKK, from the coding sequence ATGGATGATAAACAAAAAAAAGGTAATGCTGATCGGGCAAGGATCAACATTAACGAAGGTTATGAGCTAGATTATTGGTCTAACAAATTTGGTGTGAGTAAAGACAAACTAAAAGCCGTAGTAGAAACGGTAGGTACTTCAGCCGATGCTGTTGAAGATTATTTAAAAAAGTAA